From the genome of Oscillospiraceae bacterium:
CTTTTGTGCAAGCTCGACTGCGGCCCTGCACCCCGCCAAAGTGGCGCCGCAGTCAATGACATGGCAGACACCCTGCTGCGGCAGGGTCTGCAGCAGCACGGAGCGGTCGGGGTCAAAGGCGGTATCGTCGTAATGTGCGTGACTGTCAAAAATATGATGATAGGTCAAAACAAGGACCCTCCTCTGTAAAAAGCAGGGCTGCTGAAGCCGAACCCAGCAGCCCTGAAACATTTCTTTTAAAGTTTGCCGTCAGCCGCGGCCCATGGCTTGCCACTCTGAGCGCAGAATAGACCACAAAACAACATCGACTAGGCGGCCCTGATTATTTTGGTGATACTGCCGCAGGATTCCTTCACGGCGCATGCCGCTTTTTTGCATGACTTTGCCGGAAGCAGGATTCTGTGTATTGTGAAAAGCCTGTATCCGGTTATACCCGCCTTTCGAAAACAAAAAATCTTCCATGGCTGTCAGAGCTTCTGTCATAATCCCATGTCCCCACAGACGGCGTGTCAGGCAGTAGCCGGCGGTTGCACATAAATTTGTGCGGTCCTGTTCGACAGCGTCAATGCAGCCAATGGGTTCATCGGTGTGTTTGTCAGCAATGCACCAGCGGTAAGTTTCTGGTTTTGCGTACAGCATGACCCATACGCATAAAAGCCTCTCACTTTCCGCTGCAGAATGGTGCGGCTGCCAAGTGAGATAGCGCGTTACCTGCGGGTCGTTGGCCCAGTTGCAGTACATGGCAGGGGCATCTTCAATCGTAAAGCGCCGCAAAAGCAGACGCTTTGTTTCGATGTCCTGTGTGCCGATGTGGTTCATAAAAATCTCCTTACCGAATTTTGCTGCCGGCAGGTACATTTTCCAAAAAGACTACTTTAACGTCATTTTCGCCGGCGTCTGCCGCCAGAATCATGCCCTGGCTCTCTACGCCACACAGCTTGGCGGGCTTTAGATTTGCCACCAGCACAACCGTTTTGCCGATTAAATCTTCTGGTTTGTACCACTGCGAAATCCCGCTGCACACAGTGCGCGGGGTGCCTGTGCCGTCATCTAAAGTTAACTTCAAAAGCTTTTTTGCGCGCTTGATTTTTTCGCAGTCCATAATTTTAGCGGCGCGCAGTTCCACTTTTGCGAAGTCATCAATACCGATCTGCGCAATGCCTGCCAGCTCTTCTTTTACTTTGTTTTCCTGAGAGGCGGCTGGGTTGGGGATCAGTTTGTTAAGTTCTTCAATTTCCTTTTCCACATCAATACGTGGGAATAAAGGGCTGCCTTTCTTTACGGTGCAGCCGGCAGGGAAGCGGCCAAAGCTGCCCGCACGGGCATAGGTGCAGTCTGCAGCGGAAAGGCCGAGCTGTTCCTGTATTTTAGGTGCAGTATCGGGCATAAAGGGGGCCAGCAAAATAGAAATGATGCGCAGTGCTTCGCACAGATGGTCCATTACAGCGGCAAGACGTGCTTTTTTGGCTTCCTCTTTACCCAAAGCCCATGGCTCTGTTTCATCAATATATTTATTGGTGCGTGCGATAAAGCGCCAGATCTCTTCCAGTGCTTTGCTGAATTGATAGGCATCAATATCCGTGTCACACTTGCCGCGCAGGGCATTCCCCATTGCTTCCAGTTCACCGTCGGGGTCAGCGGTTTCCTGTTCCTGCGGAATGCTTCCAGCAAAGTATTTCTGTACCATGGCAGTAGTGCGTGAAAGCAAGTTCCCCAGGTCGTTGGCAAGGTCAGAGTTAATACGGTTGATCAGCGCTTCATTGGTAAACAGGCCGTCACTGCCAAAAGGAATTTCGCGTAGCAGGAAGTACCGAATAGCGTCTACGCCGTAGCGCTCGCACAAAATATACGGGTCAACCACGTTGCCCTTGCTTTTGCTCATTTTGGTGCCGTCGCCGAAAAGCAGCCAGCCGTGGCCGTATACCTGCTTTGGCAGCGGTAAATCGAGTGCCATCAGCATGGCAGGCCAGATAATTGTGTGGAAACGGACAATTTCCTTGCCGACAAAGTGCACATCGGCAGGCCAGTATTTTTTAAAATCACTGTCGTCATCGCTGCCGTATCCCAAAGCTGTGATGTAGTTCGGCAGGGCGTCCATCCAGACATAGACCGTGTGCTTAGGGTCAAAGTCTACAGGAATGCCCCACTTGACACTGGTGCGCGAAACGCACAGGTCCTGCAGGCCTTGGTTAATGAACGAAATCATTTCGTTTTTGCGGCTTTCCGGCTGTATAAAATCGGGATGATCTTTGTACAGCTGCAGCAGACGGTCGGCGTACTTGGAAAGACGGAAGAAATAGGCTTCTTCTTCTGCCCACTTTACCTCACGGCCGCAGTCAGGGCATTTGCCGTCTTTCAGCTGTGTTTCCGTCCAGAAAGATTCACAGTCGGTACAGTACCAGCCGGTGTATTTGCCTTTGTAGATTTCGCCCTTGTCGTGCAGCTGACGAAAAATTTTCTGTACGCCTTTTACATGGTAGCTGTCGGTAGTACGGATAAAGCGGTCGTTTGAAATATTCAGCAGTTTCCACAGGTCTTTAAAGACCTTGGTCGTGCCGTCAACATATTCCTTTGGAGTAATGCCGGCAGCGGCCGCTTTCTGCTCAATCTTTTGTCCATGCTCATCTGTGCCGGTCAGGAACATAACATCGTAGCCCTGCATTCGCTTGTACCGGGCAATCGCGTCGCTGGCCACGGTGCAGTAGCTGTGGCCGATGTGCGGTTTGCCAGAAGGGTAGTAAATGGGCGTTGTGATGTAAAAAGTCTTTTTCTCCATGTTTCTGCCTCCACTTGAGTTTTGAACAAATTTGCTTTTTTATTATACACGCATTCTGCGGGGATTACAATTCTGCTTTTGCTTTCTTTTTGCCGCTTTTGCGGCAGAAAAAAACCGGGCGGCTGCTTTCGGTTTGCGGAAAGACAGCGGCCCGGCAGTCTGTACGGTTTCGGTACAGTTAATTTGTACTGCTGGTTTCATAAATAAACTGCCGCAGCAGAGTGCAGTTTTTCTCCATATCAGCCACTTCCACCCAGCCGGCTGAGCGCAGCGTTTCGCCCTTAAAGGTGCCGTCTGCAGGAATCTGCTGTGTCTGCTGCTTTGAGAAAAGCAGCGGCAGGCTGGTTATGCAGATGCCGGCCAGTTTGTTGGCGGGTATGTTTGTCCACATCAGCGGCAGAAACTTATTGAGGGTAGAGGTTAGCTTAATCGGGCCGGAAAGCGCAAGCTTTTTCATCAGCTGGCCAATCACTTCACGCTGACGCTGAGCGCGGCCGTAGTCGTTGCCGTAGTTGCGGATACGGGTATAGTACAGGGCCTGTACACCCTTTAAGTTGTATTTGCCGGGCGTAAAATGGGTTGCCAGGTTTTTGTTGAATTCCGTACATAGGCCCTGGTCCAGGGTTACATCAATGCCGCCCACGTCATTAATAATGGTTGCGAAAGAATCAAAGTCCACTGCCATGTACATATCAATTTTAATACGGTAATTGTTTTCCAGCGTCTGCATTGTCATGGCCGCGCCGCCGTAGGCAAAGGCGGCATTCAGCTTCTGCCGGCTGTGGTTGGGGATTTCTACATAAGTATCGCGCAAAAAAGAAGTCATCTTGATTTTATTGTGTACGTGGTCGAGCGAAAGCAGAATCAGCGAGTCACTGCGGCGAGCCCCGCCGCCGGAGTCCTGGTCCATGCCGATCAAAAGGATGTTGGTGACCCACGGACTGGACATGACATTCCACGTCGGCGCATGTTCTGGTGTGCGCACATAGGTCGTTTGGCTTACTTTGTTGTGTGTGCGGTCCATGTGTGAAAACAGCGCGGTCAGCCACGCACAAGAGACGACCAGCAGCGCCAGCAGAATGCAGACAATGTTGCGTACAACGTGGTGCTTGTGGCGCTTTGGGCGCTGCCGATAGCCGCTGTTATTATAGTTATTGTTATAATGATTGTAATTGCGGCTGCGATTGTTGTTACCGTTATCATAGTTGTTTCCCCGCGGCGCGGCAGAGCGGCGCGAGTCTACGGCTGCTGCACGGTCATCGGGGTCAAAGCCATCGTGGTAGCGTACCTGTGTAGGCCGTGTGCGGCGGGTATTGGCGTGCCGGCGCCGGTCGCTGTATGAAGAAACATCTACCATCGGCTCTCCCTGCTGTGCACGGCGGGAAGAGTGCGAGTAAACATCGCGCTCACTGCCTCTGCCGCGCTGGGAGCTGCTGGAAGGATTCTGCCGCGGCGTTTTGTGCCGCCCAGAATCCTGCGGAGTATATGCCATAAAATAAGCCTCGTTTTCTGTAAAAATAGCGTTCATCTTCATTTTAGCGGGCGGCATGACAGTTGTCAAGTTATGTAAACTTTCTGTAACCGAGGACTTTCCTGTTTCCTCTTCTGCAAAAATGTGCTAAACTATCTACAAGAAACAGTCTGTGTAAAAAAGCGCATTTCAGGAAGAAAGGAACTTTGCCATGCAGGAAAAGAAACGAAAGATGCTTGTTCGCGTGGTTGCACTGGTGTGCGCTGCGCTCATTGCAGTCAGTGCCTTGGCGGCGGCGTTTCTATAAAAAGAAAAGCGGCAGGGCAGGCCCCAGAAGCTCAAAAGCTTTTGGGGCTTTCGTTTTGCAAGTTTTTGTTTTGCTTTTCTCTTTTGTATGATAGAATCATAATAAGAATTGTAACGTGCGCAGTCGGAAAAGGGGGCAGGGCAGTGGCTTGGGGGATTTTGGCGGCAGCGGCCTTTTTGATTTCGGCAGTCAAGTTTTTGACAAAGCGCCTGCCCTGCCCGAAACTGGATACCGCCGCAAGAAAGCTGCATCCATTTTCCAGCGTGGCGCTGTACTTGTTTGCAGTCATTCACCCGATTGTGGTTTGGCACCTGCATGTACGGCTGCCGGCAGTCGTGGCTGTTTTCGGCTTCTTGATGCTGGCCGGCATTTCAGTGACCCTGCTCAGCCATATCTTCGCAAAAAAGCTTGGCAGGCACTGGCTTCCACTTCACCGGGCGGCTTCAGTGGAAATTTGTGTTTGTCTGGTTTTTCATGTTTTCTTTCAGGCCAGCGGGATATGCGCCTAAGCCAGCATAGAATACGGTTTGCAACAAAAATTATGAACATGTGATGCATCTGCCTGATTTTTATATATAGAAAGTTATCCACAGTGCAGTGGAAAAATAAAATGCCTGTCGTATGGGCTGCTGAAAGACAGTCTGCTTTTTGATAAATAAAGGAGTGTATGGAAATGATACTAGTAAACACAGATTACATTACAGGAAAAGAGCTGCAGATGCTGAGCCTTGTCAAAGGTTCTACCATTCAGTGTAAAAATGTCGGCCGCGATATTTCACAGGGCTTTAAAACTTTGGTGGGCGGCGAGCTGAAAGCCTATACCTCCATGATGAACGACGCCCGTGAAATTGCGCTGCAGCGTATGATTGCAGATGCGGAAAAATTGGGAGCGGATGCGGTCGTCAACGTGCGCTTTGCTTCCTCTTCCATCATGCAGGGGGCGGCAGAAGTCATTGCTTATGGAACGGCAGTAAAGTTTAAGGAATAAAACAAAAGAATAACAGAGGCCTTTGCCCTAAAAAAGGGGGCAGGGCCTCTTTTCTTTTTATAAAAGAAAGAAACACCTTTTCTCTGCTTTTCCAGTTGACAGGCGGGCAGTGTGTGTTTATAATAAGATAAGCAAAAATACACATAATTTTGCATTAGTATGCTAAAAAGATAGGCAATCTAACGGCAACTGCTTTTCAGCAGAAAACTTGTGCGGCACCCGGTTCCCGCTTTGCTTCCCGGGTACAGCGCAAAAAAGTGGGAGGTATGGGTTTATTATGTATATCAAATCTTTTGACGATACCAAGCTGTTTTTAAACAAAGAAACCGCGCCGGAGGATAAATGCGTTTGTGTTATTGTGCACGGCTTGGCAGAGCACCAGGGACGCTACGATTATCTTGCACAGAAGTTCCACCAAAACGGCATTGGTACATACCGCTTTGACCTGCGCGGCCACGGCCGCAGCGACGGCGAGCGCGCCTACTACGCATGCTACCAGGATATGCTGAAAGATGTCGATACCGTTGTGGAAATGGCCCTTACGGAAAACCCGAAAAAGCCGGTCTTTCTGCTGGGGCACTCTATGGGCGGCTTTGCGGTTGCGCTTTACGGTGCGGCTTACCCGAATAAGCGCCTGGCGGGGCTGATTACTAATGGCGCAGTGACGCGCGACAATGCACATCTGCTCAGCGGCGTGCCGGAGGGGGCAGACCCGCATCAGCGGATTCCCAATCAAATGGGTGACGGCGTCTGCTCGGTGCGCGCGGTTGTCGACTGGTACCAAAAAGACCCCTATAACTGCATGACTTTTACCGCCGGTATCTGCATGGCAATTCGGGACGGCATCAGTTGGTTTGCAAAGCATGGGTCTGACTTTTACTATCCGGTGCTGATGATGCACGGCGAAAAAGACGGCCTGGTCAGCGTGAAAGATACACAGGAATTTTTCGGTATGATTAGTTCGGAAGACAAGCAGATGAAAATCTATGGAAAACTTTTCCACGAAGTTTTCAATGAGTACCGCCGCGATGAAGCAATCAGCGATGTGATACACTGGATTAACAACCGCATTTAAAGTTCTGCTTTGGCCGCGGGCCGCTTGTGCTGCCCGCGGCTTTGTGTTGCCAAAAGCCAAAAAAGCAAAAAAACACTTGACAGAAGCAATGTAGATATGATACTATAACTTACGCACTTGTACTGCTGTTACTGCTGTGGAGAGGTGTCCGAGTGGTTTATGGAGCTGGTCTTGAAAACCAGTGATCCCGAAAGGGACCAAGAGTTCGAATCTCTTCCTCTCCGCCATCGAAAATTAGTGTAATAAATTGAATTATATTTTTTAGAGATTCACCCATGGAGAAATACCCAAGTGGTGAAGGGGCTCCCCTGCTAAGGGAGTAGGTCGGGAAACTGGCGCGAGGGTTCAAATCCCTCTTTCTCCGCCAAAAGGCTGAAACCCCGCATGAATGCTAGATTTCTAGTATCCGTGCGGGGCTTCTTTTTGCTTTCAAAAGGTACTTTTACCAGCCGTACCAAAACAATTCTGCTGCGTTGCAGGGGAAGTGCTGTGTAAGGTTTTTTCCACAGCCTTTTCTGTACTCTCTGCAGCCAATTCCCTCGTACGGGTGCGAAAAATTGTGCCTGCATTTTTGACCATTGGTTTCAGTTTTGTTTATAGTATTTTAAAAAAGGCAGTGTTATAATGTAGGCAGAAAAGACAGCTTTTAATTTCATGTGTAAACAGGAGGACGGCTTATGGAACCATCTAAAGTATATTGGACGGATATGCACGTAACCCTGCAGGAGAATCTGCTGCAGAAGCTTCAGCGGCTTTTAAAAGCGGCCGGTATCGAGCAGATTGATTTTCAAAATAAATTTGCTGCCATTAAGCTTCACTTTGGCGAACCGGGCAACCTGGCTTTTCTGCGGCCGAATTATGCGAAAGTGGTCGCAGATACCGTCCGTAAATTGGGCGGCAAGCCGTTTTTAACCGACTGCAACACGCTGTACGTCGGCGGGCGCAAAAATGCGCTGGACCACTTAGACTCAGCAAATCTAAATGGTTTTTCCCCTGCAACGACCGGCTGTCAGTTGATAATTGCCGACGGCCTCAAGGGCACAGACGAAGAATTGGTGCCTGTGCAGGGCGGGGAATACGTCAAAGAGGCGAAAATCGGCCAGGCTGTTATGGATGCCGATGTCATTATTTCACTTACACATTTTAAGGTGCACGAGGCGACCGGCATTGGCGGCACCCTGAAAAATATCGGCATGGGGTGCGGGTCGCGCGCTGGAAAAATGGAGATGCACAGCAGTGGCAAGCCGCATGTGGACCACAGCAAATGTGTCGGCTGCGGTTCCTGCCGAAAAAACTGTGCGCACAGCGCCATCACCATTACAGATCGAAAAGCGACAATCGACCACAGCAAATGTGTTGGGTGCGGCCGGTGTATCGGGGCCTGCCCCATGGACGCGGTCCTGCCTGCTTCGGACGAATCAAACGATATTCTCAATAAGAAGATTGTTGAATATTCTTATGCGGTGCTGCACGACCGCCCGCAGTTCCATATCAGCTTGATTGTAGATGTTTCGCCAAACTGCGACTGCCACGCGGAAAATGACCTGCCGATTATTCCAAATGTTGGTATGTTTGCCTCCTTTGACCCGGTTGCGCTGGACCTCGCCTGCGCACGTGCGGTCAACAGCCAGCCGGTCGTACCGGGCAGCCTGCTCGACAAGAGCAGCGAGACCTGCGGCGATTACTTTACTGCGCTGCACCCGACGACCAACTGGAAAACGATGATTGAGCACGGGGTGAAAATGGGCCTTGGCAGCAGCGACTATGAACTGATCCGCGTATAAGCAGCAGTACAGAATCTGCAAAAAAGAGGTGCGCTGAATGTTTGGACGGAAAAAGCCAAAGCAGCCCCTGCCTTTTGACCGCACAAAGCAGCGCCCAGTCATTCGGGCCTCAATCTGTACCGGTGAGCGGGTCGCGGGCTTTCGCAATCTGCAGACGGGCAAATTTGAGGGCGTTTTGCTGCTGCGCAGCCCCGCCGACAAGGAACGCTTTCTGCAGATGTACGGTCTGGCTGCTGAAGAAGTGAAAACAGAGTACTAGCGTCGGCTGGCCTGCCGCGGCAGAGTGGAATCCCACTGCTGCAGCGGTGCTTCATACCATGCTTTCGGTACGCGAATGTCTTCTTTGGGCACTTTGTCCCAGGAAAACAGTGGTAGCAGTTCCCGTGGCGTCAGCGGACGCGGCGCGGGCAGCTGTCCGCACAGGTATGCCAAGAGCCCCACTAATGGCCGGGCATCCGGCAGGTCTTGCCGCAGGGACTGCAGGCTGAGGTCGTGGTCGCGTTTGGAAAGGCGGCGGCCGTCCGGTGCAAGCAGCATGGGAATGTGCCGGTAAAGGGGTGCCGGATCGTTTAAAAGCCAGTAAAGATACAGCTGCCGCGCGGTTGAAGAGAGCAGGTCCTGCCCACGCACCACTTCGGTGACCCCCATGCGGCTGTCGTCGACAACGACTGCCAGCTGATAGGCAAAGACGCCGTCAGAGCGGCGCACCAAAAAGTCCCCGCATTCCCGTGCGAGGTTTTCACGGTGCAGGCCCAGACGGCCATCTGTAAAGGAAACTGTTTCGTCGGGGACCCGCAGCCGAACAGCAGGGGAACGCTTTTTTGACAGCCGCTTTACATCTTCTGCCGAAAGGGAGCGGCACCGGCCACTGTAAATGACCTGTCCGTCGGAAAGATGTGGTGCACTGGCTGCGTGCAGCTGCGCCCGCGAGCAAAAGCAGGGATAGAGCAGCCCCTGCTGCTTCAGTTTCTGCAGGGCCTTTTCGTACAGTGGCGCGCATTCGCTCTGGTAATAGGGCCCGTGCGGCCCGCCTTTACTGCCGCCCTCGTCCCAATCTATGCCAAGCCAAAGCAGGTCGTCTTCCAGCAGCTTTGCGTAGCTGCGGGGACAGCGCATGGCGTCTAAATCTTCTATCCGCAGTACAAAGCGGCCGCCTTGTGCGCGCGCTGAAAGCCACGCGAGCAGGGCACACAGTACGTTGCCCAAGTGCATACGGCCGCTTGGGGTCGGTGCAAAGCGTCCGCAGACTGTTTCATTCATGTTTTATCGCATCCAGTTTCTATTACAATTCTTTCTTTTATTATAATGCCGCCTGTACAAAAAGCAAATTGCACAGCTGGCGAAAAGCCCAATATAGTTTATTGAGAAAACGGAGGAACCGGAATGATTTCCAGAGGATATCGCAACACGGACGCCAAACCTTCTCTGCTGGGGTTTGGCTGTATGCGCCTGCCGCGCCTGAAGCCCGATCAGCCGCAGATTGATAAGGTGCTTGCGCAGAAAATGATCGATTACGCTTACCGAAACGGGGTCAATTATTTTGATACCGCCTTTATGTACCATGATGGCCTTTCCGAGGCATTTATCGGGCAGGCGCTCAGTAAATATCCGCGCGAAAGCTATTTTTTGGCCGACAAAATGCCCGCGTGGAATATGACGGATGAGTCTCAGGTAGACGAAACGTTTCAGACACAGCTGGTGCGCTGCGGAGTCGATTACTTTGATTTTTACCTGTGCCACGGGCTGGATGCTCGTGTATGGGAAAACTTTAAAAGATTTCATATTCTCTCGTACTTAAAGCAGAAAAAAGCAGAGGGGAAAATCCGCCGGCTCGGGTTTTCGTTTCATGACTCTCCTGCGGTTCTCAAAGAGATTCTTTCAGTGTACGACTGGGACTTCGCGCAGATTCAGTTGAATTATTTTGACTGGCAGGCGCAGGACGCCAAGGGGCAGTATGAGCTTTTGGCACAGCACGGTATTCCGGTTGTTGTGATGGAGCCGGTGCGCGGCGGTTCCCTGGCCACCCTTTGCCCGGATGCAGAAAAGGTGCTGAAAACAGCCGAGCCGCAGGCAAGCCTTGCCTCGTGGGCCATTCGTTTTGCGGCCTCTCAGCCAGGGGTTATGACCGTGCTGAGCGGTATGAGCACTGCAGAGCAGGTAAAAGACAACGTGCAGACTATGCTGCATTTTCAGCCGCTGAGTGGCAAAGAGCGCGATGCGCTGTCGCAGGCAGTTCAGCTTTACCGGCAGTACCTGACCATTCCCTGCACCGGCTGCCGCTACTGTATGGAGTGTCCTTCCGGCGTATCTATTCCAGAGATATTTAAAATGTATAATCAGTTTTCTGTTTCGCACCAGGAAGTAGAGTTTATGAAAGCCTATGAGTCACTGGATGATACCCAGCGCGCATCGGCTTGCGTTGGCTGTGGCCGCTGTGCCGAGCACTGCCCGCAGCATATCAATATTCCGAAAAAAATGAAAGAAATCTCTGCGGCTGCTGAAAAAATGCTTTCGTAACCATTCACAGTAAAAGATTTAGCAGCAGAGGGAGGCGGCCTGTTGAGAGGACAAAAACGGATAGCCATTATCGGTGGTGGCATTGCCGGTCTTTCTGCCGGCATTTATGCACAGCTGCATGGATTTCGTACAACCATTTATGAAAAAAACTCAAAACCGGGCGGGGCCTGCATGGGCTTTCTCAATGCAGGGGTTCCGGTAGAGCCTGCTATACGCTTTTTGGCGGGCACTAAGGAAGGCACGCCGCTGTACCGCTGCTGGTGTGAAACCGGCGCTTTGGGCAGCACCTTGTTTGTCACACCAGACAGTTTCTTTACACTGGAGAGTTCCGGCACTTCCGTAAATTTTGGTCAGGATATAGAGGCTTTTGAGCAGGATGCGGCAGAGATCAGCCCGGAAGATGCGGAAACCATTCGGCGCTTTTGCAGTGAAGTGCAGACAGTACAGGCATACGAACTGCCTGCAGAGTGCCCGGCAGATTTGCTGCCGCCGTTTAGAACTTTTCGAACGGGTTCAGCGGGGGAGGCTGGCAAACTGCTGGCACGGCTGCAGACTGTTTCTCTGGCTGATTTTTCAGAGCAGCTGCATCATCCGGCGCTTTCCTGTGCGTTTCAGCAGGTAATGCCGGCCGGCAGCACTTTAGCGCAGCTTGTTTTATACTATGCCAAGTTCCTTTCCGGTGAACTTGCGGTGCCGGTGGGCGGCTCTGCCGGTATTATACAGCGCATGGTCGACTGTTACCTTGCCAATGACGGGGAACTGCAGCTGAATGCGCCTGTTAAGGAAATTATTGCTGCAAACCGCGCCGCGCGCGGTGTAGCGCTGGTGGGCGGCGAACATCTGCTGACCCACTGGGTTATTGCGGCGTGTGACCCGGCATATACCTGCCGGGTACTGCTGCAGGACCGCTATGGTTTGGAAAAGAAGCTGCAGGCGCGGTACTGTGCACCTGAAAAGTATACAACGAATTCGCTTGTGCGCCTTTTCTTTTCTGTTCCAGT
Proteins encoded in this window:
- a CDS encoding GNAT family N-acetyltransferase → MNHIGTQDIETKRLLLRRFTIEDAPAMYCNWANDPQVTRYLTWQPHHSAAESERLLCVWVMLYAKPETYRWCIADKHTDEPIGCIDAVEQDRTNLCATAGYCLTRRLWGHGIMTEALTAMEDFLFSKGGYNRIQAFHNTQNPASGKVMQKSGMRREGILRQYHQNNQGRLVDVVLWSILRSEWQAMGRG
- the metG gene encoding methionine--tRNA ligase; this encodes MEKKTFYITTPIYYPSGKPHIGHSYCTVASDAIARYKRMQGYDVMFLTGTDEHGQKIEQKAAAAGITPKEYVDGTTKVFKDLWKLLNISNDRFIRTTDSYHVKGVQKIFRQLHDKGEIYKGKYTGWYCTDCESFWTETQLKDGKCPDCGREVKWAEEEAYFFRLSKYADRLLQLYKDHPDFIQPESRKNEMISFINQGLQDLCVSRTSVKWGIPVDFDPKHTVYVWMDALPNYITALGYGSDDDSDFKKYWPADVHFVGKEIVRFHTIIWPAMLMALDLPLPKQVYGHGWLLFGDGTKMSKSKGNVVDPYILCERYGVDAIRYFLLREIPFGSDGLFTNEALINRINSDLANDLGNLLSRTTAMVQKYFAGSIPQEQETADPDGELEAMGNALRGKCDTDIDAYQFSKALEEIWRFIARTNKYIDETEPWALGKEEAKKARLAAVMDHLCEALRIISILLAPFMPDTAPKIQEQLGLSAADCTYARAGSFGRFPAGCTVKKGSPLFPRIDVEKEIEELNKLIPNPAASQENKVKEELAGIAQIGIDDFAKVELRAAKIMDCEKIKRAKKLLKLTLDDGTGTPRTVCSGISQWYKPEDLIGKTVVLVANLKPAKLCGVESQGMILAADAGENDVKVVFLENVPAGSKIR
- a CDS encoding LCP family protein translates to MTTVMPPAKMKMNAIFTENEAYFMAYTPQDSGRHKTPRQNPSSSSQRGRGSERDVYSHSSRRAQQGEPMVDVSSYSDRRRHANTRRTRPTQVRYHDGFDPDDRAAAVDSRRSAAPRGNNYDNGNNNRSRNYNHYNNNYNNSGYRQRPKRHKHHVVRNIVCILLALLVVSCAWLTALFSHMDRTHNKVSQTTYVRTPEHAPTWNVMSSPWVTNILLIGMDQDSGGGARRSDSLILLSLDHVHNKIKMTSFLRDTYVEIPNHSRQKLNAAFAYGGAAMTMQTLENNYRIKIDMYMAVDFDSFATIINDVGGIDVTLDQGLCTEFNKNLATHFTPGKYNLKGVQALYYTRIRNYGNDYGRAQRQREVIGQLMKKLALSGPIKLTSTLNKFLPLMWTNIPANKLAGICITSLPLLFSKQQTQQIPADGTFKGETLRSAGWVEVADMEKNCTLLRQFIYETSSTN
- a CDS encoding YbjQ family protein, translating into MILVNTDYITGKELQMLSLVKGSTIQCKNVGRDISQGFKTLVGGELKAYTSMMNDAREIALQRMIADAEKLGADAVVNVRFASSSIMQGAAEVIAYGTAVKFKE
- a CDS encoding lysophospholipase; amino-acid sequence: MYIKSFDDTKLFLNKETAPEDKCVCVIVHGLAEHQGRYDYLAQKFHQNGIGTYRFDLRGHGRSDGERAYYACYQDMLKDVDTVVEMALTENPKKPVFLLGHSMGGFAVALYGAAYPNKRLAGLITNGAVTRDNAHLLSGVPEGADPHQRIPNQMGDGVCSVRAVVDWYQKDPYNCMTFTAGICMAIRDGISWFAKHGSDFYYPVLMMHGEKDGLVSVKDTQEFFGMISSEDKQMKIYGKLFHEVFNEYRRDEAISDVIHWINNRI
- a CDS encoding DUF362 domain-containing protein; the protein is MEPSKVYWTDMHVTLQENLLQKLQRLLKAAGIEQIDFQNKFAAIKLHFGEPGNLAFLRPNYAKVVADTVRKLGGKPFLTDCNTLYVGGRKNALDHLDSANLNGFSPATTGCQLIIADGLKGTDEELVPVQGGEYVKEAKIGQAVMDADVIISLTHFKVHEATGIGGTLKNIGMGCGSRAGKMEMHSSGKPHVDHSKCVGCGSCRKNCAHSAITITDRKATIDHSKCVGCGRCIGACPMDAVLPASDESNDILNKKIVEYSYAVLHDRPQFHISLIVDVSPNCDCHAENDLPIIPNVGMFASFDPVALDLACARAVNSQPVVPGSLLDKSSETCGDYFTALHPTTNWKTMIEHGVKMGLGSSDYELIRV
- a CDS encoding aspartate dehydrogenase, which encodes MFGRKKPKQPLPFDRTKQRPVIRASICTGERVAGFRNLQTGKFEGVLLLRSPADKERFLQMYGLAAEEVKTEY
- the gluQRS gene encoding tRNA glutamyl-Q(34) synthetase GluQRS, which translates into the protein MNETVCGRFAPTPSGRMHLGNVLCALLAWLSARAQGGRFVLRIEDLDAMRCPRSYAKLLEDDLLWLGIDWDEGGSKGGPHGPYYQSECAPLYEKALQKLKQQGLLYPCFCSRAQLHAASAPHLSDGQVIYSGRCRSLSAEDVKRLSKKRSPAVRLRVPDETVSFTDGRLGLHRENLARECGDFLVRRSDGVFAYQLAVVVDDSRMGVTEVVRGQDLLSSTARQLYLYWLLNDPAPLYRHIPMLLAPDGRRLSKRDHDLSLQSLRQDLPDARPLVGLLAYLCGQLPAPRPLTPRELLPLFSWDKVPKEDIRVPKAWYEAPLQQWDSTLPRQASRR
- a CDS encoding aldo/keto reductase, which produces MISRGYRNTDAKPSLLGFGCMRLPRLKPDQPQIDKVLAQKMIDYAYRNGVNYFDTAFMYHDGLSEAFIGQALSKYPRESYFLADKMPAWNMTDESQVDETFQTQLVRCGVDYFDFYLCHGLDARVWENFKRFHILSYLKQKKAEGKIRRLGFSFHDSPAVLKEILSVYDWDFAQIQLNYFDWQAQDAKGQYELLAQHGIPVVVMEPVRGGSLATLCPDAEKVLKTAEPQASLASWAIRFAASQPGVMTVLSGMSTAEQVKDNVQTMLHFQPLSGKERDALSQAVQLYRQYLTIPCTGCRYCMECPSGVSIPEIFKMYNQFSVSHQEVEFMKAYESLDDTQRASACVGCGRCAEHCPQHINIPKKMKEISAAAEKMLS
- a CDS encoding FAD-dependent oxidoreductase, which produces MRGQKRIAIIGGGIAGLSAGIYAQLHGFRTTIYEKNSKPGGACMGFLNAGVPVEPAIRFLAGTKEGTPLYRCWCETGALGSTLFVTPDSFFTLESSGTSVNFGQDIEAFEQDAAEISPEDAETIRRFCSEVQTVQAYELPAECPADLLPPFRTFRTGSAGEAGKLLARLQTVSLADFSEQLHHPALSCAFQQVMPAGSTLAQLVLYYAKFLSGELAVPVGGSAGIIQRMVDCYLANDGELQLNAPVKEIIAANRAARGVALVGGEHLLTHWVIAACDPAYTCRVLLQDRYGLEKKLQARYCAPEKYTTNSLVRLFFSVPVQTVPLARTFSFETGVIPAAGEGIDRLTMTQFADDPTFVHSGRTVLAVDIPMPGRQAFRYWESLAQKPRAYQTEIDGIAASVQQELEKYFPEMLGQAVFLSCRTPIDYARQSNVYQGSCTAFIPTAQAKPAAFTGRLPGLDHLLLAGQWLGPHAGMHTALVQGKFAVQRICHDEHLTW